taaaaggagATAAAATTATACGCTATCTATATGCCACAGCCCCAGCACTATGTCCATTTATAATTAAGGTCAAGCTGAAATGatggaattttcttttctctctctctctcattttgatGGGTTAATACTAACTATATTTCACTTCCAGGTGACTTTTTAATGCAATATACCCATAAAGGCCAATTTTCTCCATTCTGCTTCATGGCCAAAGGCTGTACCTTGAACTACCGGTCCAGTAAGGTCTCAAGTTCATATAACTTATTACAAGAAAGGTCAAAATAActtatatcaatttttaaaacaagtattttcatgtatgaaaaacaaaacaccattaACTAGTTCAGGAGTTTTTGGCTATATCAagataaatatgcatttttatcaAGTGACTTAGATATAATATAAACTgtgtacagtttttatttttagcatttgagaGACCcgcttaaaaataaatcaagatctTAGCATGCCAGAGGGACATCTGTAGGTATATCCAACTGGAGTGTGAATGGGTTAGTCATACAACTTTTAGTACCCACGGCTGAAATTACTAAATTTTATGCAAGGCTTATTAGTCTCCTGAAATAATTAACAGagctttaaatttaataatgagcTTTTACATATGTATCTTCTGAAAGCCTAAAACTATAATAAGAGAGGATTAAAGAAGAATATCCCAATCTAATCTGTAAATAATTgagtttatttaaacaaataactctgtactataaatatatagaaaatataatagcACATACCAAATTACAATAATAACCCCTTACACTTAAGACTAAGGAATATATTTTTGAAGGCAATCTTTTAATACTGagttttatatgatatatttctatttactttaatatataatcaactattttctatgcttttcattttctatttcatgAAGTATGAAATGCAACAAATTACATgtggaaaatacaaagaattgcttaatcttttcatattttctgtccGAGACAAGAAAAATTTGACACTTCAGCTATAACCAGTCAGCAAAGAAGACCATGGgatatgaataaagaaatgattaTTCTGTTACAGTGAGTAAGAGGTTGTAACTATTCCCAGAGGTGTCATTTAGGATTCATTTCACTAAACACTCCCTTGAGCCACTGAAAAACTCTACTTACAGCATtacctttcaaaataaattagGAATCACTTAAAACACTTGAGAACATGTTTATAAAAAGATCTTACTATTTTCTGGTATTCTGGTCTTCTGTGTGCAGGGCGAGACATAGTGCTTGATAGAAGAATGAAATTTTCGCTTTCTTTCCCTTGGCTTTGTTTTGTGTTTGCAAGCTTTGAGACACGAGTGCAACTTGTGCACTCCACTGCTTTTGCTCTTTGCTAAACTGAAGAGGACAGTCACAACCAGGACTGTGCGTAGCCACGTACCTCGCCGCAGAGCAAGTAAGTACTGCTTTCTTTATGAAGATGAGCTGTAATCTAGAGGCATAAAAGCTGAGAGTGGGAAGTCAGACGGAAGCACCATCTACTGAAAATTCTTTAGCCCAAGGGAGTACAAGAGTGGTGTTTTGCTCTCCTGCCAAGGCATTGTTTTAAAATCACAAACAGAAAGCTTCATAATCCAAGATAGATCTAAATGTTAGCATTATTCAGTCTTTGTATTGATTGTTATATGAACTCAAGACAGGATCAGCAATCTCTAGGCACAAAATCCTGGGTACAGACCACATCAACTCTAATGGGTATCACATTATCCCCCCCAAAATTGACATCACAGACACCATCTTGTGTGATTAAAAAATTCAACTATATCtggtaacattttatttagaacCAGTAGTTTGAAGAAGTGCTAGAATTTTGGTTGctgatattttcttataaaattattgcTCAAAATGGGTATTCTATATAGTTTAATAATGTATGATGATTCTGGCAGATAGAGAAAGCCCTTAGCTTTCTTTTGATAGTCTCTGAGATGTTGGCTATTGAAAGCTCTCTTTATACAGAAGTATAGATATTTAAAGTTGAAACAAGAATCCCTCTCATCTTGACAACTGCAGGGTGTGGAGGATCAAAATGTTTCCAAGAATAGTAGCATAAAACTTAATTAAAGAAAGTCGTTTCCTACTTCTTACAGTTTGAGTCAATTATCCCTATGTGTTCTGGAAAATTCTTGCTATAAAGTGACAGACTACTGACGACGTTGAAGAATGTGGTGTAGTTGAAAGACCTAGGAGGATTTGGGAGGCTTATGCTAAGCGGCAGATCTACcgtttactggctgtgtgacttgggaAAGCCATTTTATTGCTCTCTggctcagtttccacatctgcaaaatggtaataataatatccACCTCACAGAATAATTGTGAATATCAAAGAGATAATATATGCTATGAAGCATATTATAATGCACTATATAAACAATAATTACTATAGATTATTTTTGAAGTTGAATCTATTGAATAGGTTTCTACAATATTTAAGGTTCTGTGTTCTATGACCTCATTCTCAGGAAAATTAGTTTTGCTGGGTTGTAGCGTGTGGGGGGTTTTGCAGAAGCAGTTTAATAGcaccttatatttatataaactttacAGTTTTACAGTTTACaacatggttttctttttctgattttaattcaACTAGTTGGTAAAAGGAGTCAGTACTATAATCATTACCATGTTTTAGGATAGGAATCTACatgtcagagaggttaagaattttttttccatgttaGCTAGATAATAGACAACAAAGAGGGATTTGGGCTAAATTTAGTGactccaaataaaaaaaattttttttttactgcacacACTTTatgttacaaaaaatattttagggtttAGATTCACAAAAGCTAGTAGGGCATGGTAACAACATATTGCTGGGCCCAGTTTGGGGGCAATTCTGAGTTTTGCAttggagattcctaaaaaaacatagaaaaataccATGTActtgacagaaggagagagatagtACAGGAATCAATTTTTACCAAACTCTAAAGACTGTGGTATGATGACATCAGGGCCACCATGAGAATTCAGAGCATCATGGGTACTTCAGAGGAAGTCAGCTCTACCTCCAGAATGAGGACAGGGCCCTGCCAGGACTACTTACTGCACAAAGCACCATCGGCACAAGCACAGCCATAGGCATGGCTCTGGGACATCCAGTTGCCTTCAGCAGCTCTTGGGACCAAAGTGAACCTTGAGTCCCCCAAGCTTCTTTTTATGTGAAGCCACCCTTCACTTAAATAGAATAACACACAGAGGTTGCTTCAAACACATAGATAATCTATAATGTCTGCCCTGGCAGCAAACTAGAAAGaaaagccattttaaaataacacagaaaagaaatttttcctcttttattaaaGAGTTCTTTTGGCATCCTAAGACTGAATTCGCAGCTGGGGTTGGAAATATAATGCATTGTTTAGTCTGGTCATATCTGCACTGCCTTGTCAATCAACCCAAGTAAATGGTAAACTGGGACACTTGCCTGTACTCGTCCTTTGGGAGGTACCTGGCAGCTGAGTAGAGACTTGAGGAGACGGTTAAAGAGGAGGACATCTACTAACCTGTTGGTCGGAAGATCACCATCTGAGACCGTACACAAACTCTCAGCTGCCACAACATCTGCCTAGCAGCTTAttagtttgtgatttttttttctatttaaggctgcttttggtgtttattttacccaaatttctttttttttttttttatttcttcatttttagagaggtgagagagacagagagggagagagaggagagagagacagagagagagaaggggggaggagctggaagtatcaactcccatatgtgccttgaccaggcaagcccagggtttcgaaccggcgacctcagcatttccagtcaatgctttatccactgagccactacaggtcaggctacccaAATTTCTTTACATAAAACGTGTTGATTTGCTTGGCACCCTCACCCCCCCTGAGACAGAGCTGGCTCTCAGACCTGACTTCCCTCACCCATGTGCCAGCATGCTCTCAGTGAATGAGCTGGTGGGTACCTGTTCAACAGACATTTTATATGTTGGCTAGACAGGTGACAGCAAGCTATCTTTAACATGAAGACCATTTGTCTATAAAACCCAATAGAAAATTGATCACTTATAGATGTAATCATTCACAATCATTGGCAAGTTATATACTTGTACTGCCCATGAAGTCCTTATTTCTTCCGATGGTAAACAACAATAAGAAATTGAGAATTTGTCATCAACATACTCTTTTACAGCAGGATTTTGACACCCAACAGTGACTTCTACTCAATCAGTGCTCCAACCTTTCTTACCTAGTTCTTCAAAAGAATGATCCACAGTTTCCTTCTCTACTTCCTTACTCCCCATATACTCTATTAccctgattttttaaatataaaattataaatgtaaggAAGATGCGGTACTTACTACCAAGCTCTACTGAATATGTTGCTCTGTACACTTCAGACtttgttttatgaaataaagtaaTACTGACACAGTTGAAATATCCTGCACCCTCTTTAATCCTgttctttcctcctcagtggtCACCACTACCCAGAATTATATTTATCATTCTTATGCATgcctttaaattttatgtttttaaccataagaatatgtaatattattttatcttaaacCTTTACAGTGTATCCTATTACACATTTCCTACAGCTTGAATTTTTCCTTCAAAGTTATTTGTCAAGATCCATACATAGCCATAGCTGCCAGTCTAATTAGTTTGTTTTCATGGCTCTATAGCAGAGCTATGAAGACTTGAAATAAGGGCTGGATAgtcaatattttaggctttatggCCATACAAACTCTGTCACAATGACTCAACTCTCTGGCTATAATGGGAAAGTAGACATCACAGCAATAGACACAGCTGTGTCTATATATGGatttatcttgtgtgtgtgtgtgtgtgtgtatgtgtgtgtgtgtgtgacaaagacggagagaaacagagagagggacagatggggcagacagacaggaagggagagagatgagaaacatcaattcttcattgtggcaccttagttgttcactgactgctttctcatatgtgccttgaccagggggctccagcagagctagtgaccccttgctcaagccagtgacctttgggctcaagccagtgaccatagggtcatgtctgtgatatcatgctcaagccagtgaccccatgctcaatctggtgagcttgcactcaagccagtgacttcagggtttcaaatctgagtcttctgcatcccagttctacccgatgtgctatccactgcgccaccatctggtcaggctatgtggATTTATCTTTACACTGTTCATAACATCTAACACTTTTCTGATGTGGGAACATTCTTTGATTCTACAGAATTCTGTTATTCCTCTTCAAATATTGCTTCTCtgtctatttcttcattttttttttctggaacttCTATTAAACAGAACCTTAATTTGTCCTCTATTTTCtttaattggtttttaaaatattatatttctctgcctttttgtaTTGCACTTTATGTGAATTTCTCATCATTATGTTTTGAGTCACTAATTATGAATTTAAACATGCCCAGTTTAGAATTTCtttgaaaacagaaatatatatctTATTCACCTTTTATAAGCCCAACCAAGCCTAGTCCAGTGGCTTTTATATAGAAGGtatacaaaaaatatttgctgattaaaaaataaaaaacatcttacatatttgatcattttatttcttctttataaatatataactttattaatacCCAAATATCACAATTTCatagaaaaagatatacaaatttgCAACTTTATAAAGCAACATATTATTATATTAGATTCTTTCAatacaaatagatttttttttttgcaaagttgGAATGCTTTTGTTGTGATTTGACTTTAGGGGTATCCaagcctctttcttctctttctgggaaAGCTTTTGGGGTCTTCTGGCAGAACTCTTGGGTTATAGACACTCCAGACAGCCCTAAATTTAGGATCACCTTAGTTTTCAATAGTTCTCATTATTCTTATGCCACAATTTTATGGTAACAAATCTCTGTTTTgtttccaatgctctatctactggtGCTGAGCATTTTGTGTGACACAAAGCAGCACACGGAATGATGGCAGCAGTTTGCTTTGCAAGCAACCATCCTCTCTTTAGTAGGAAGGTACACTGAAGAAGTTTTCCCTGTCACTCATACCAAATGAACCTCGCTTTCAATTTCTTCCAGCTGTAATCCGAAGTGCATTTATTAGGTCAGGACTCCCAAGGTGCACAAGGAAAGATGCTAGAATCCTTTCAACATGTAAGGATATTGGGTCGGCAGACACAACCAGTTAAACCAGTAAGATCCCATAAAATGGTTATAGCTGGAGGAGTCTAATGATCAGAAAGGGCTATAAGCTGATTTGTGGAAGAGCTTCTGAATGATGGGCCCAGATCTCAacaatattgtgtcttctctacaGAGAAGTGGAACATTGATCAATTCTTTAATTGCTGCTTTGACTATTGGTGGGCAACAGCTGTTCTCCTCTTTCACATTCAGATGTCCCTGTCAGGTTGGGAAAAATTTCTATTATGGTTCTGCTTTCCTAGTCATTCCTGCCTTGATCCTTCTGGTTGCTGGCTACGCTCTGAGAAGCCAAACATGGACAATGTCCAGTGAATACTGCTGCAGCTGTGCCGGTCCGCGCCGCAGAATCGGCCTCCTGGAGCGCAGGCTGGCTTGCCTTCGGCTCCTCAGCATCACCGGGAGGGCACTCGTCGCTCCACTGACCTGGCTGGCGGCGACCCTGATGACAGGCACCTACTACGAATGTGCTGCAAGTGAATTTGTATCCGTGGACCATTACCCCGTGTTTGACAACATCAGTGGCAGCAAACGGGAAGAAATCTTAGCTGGGTTTC
The sequence above is a segment of the Saccopteryx bilineata isolate mSacBil1 chromosome 12, mSacBil1_pri_phased_curated, whole genome shotgun sequence genome. Coding sequences within it:
- the CALHM4 gene encoding calcium homeostasis modulator protein 4; translation: MGPDLNNIVSSLQRSGTLINSLIAALTIGGQQLFSSFTFRCPCQVGKNFYYGSAFLVIPALILLVAGYALRSQTWTMSSEYCCSCAGPRRRIGLLERRLACLRLLSITGRALVAPLTWLAATLMTGTYYECAASEFVSVDHYPVFDNISGSKREEILAGFPCCQSATSDLILVRDEVALLHRYQSQMLGWILVTLATIAALVSYSLVRCCSPLTSLQHCYWTNHLCNERELFEQAAEQHSRLLIMQRIKKLFGFIPGNEDVRHIRIPSCQDWKDISTPSLLCMGGDLQGHYSFLGDQVDEANEESKSGGIELKP